In the Pocillopora verrucosa isolate sample1 chromosome 4, ASM3666991v2, whole genome shotgun sequence genome, CTAGGTAAGGCTAACAGATACATTAGAGTGTGAATCAAGCGCAAATAAGCACTCCAGAAAGTAAACAAACAgttaagaaaatacaaatataaataaatcttaaataagtcgataaattaataaataaatagataaatagtGGCCGGGATGGACACAGAGAAAAGTGCTTCGACCAAACTCTTGCCAAACGAGCGTTTCTTAGCCGTTTTTGGAGCCCTCCATTTAAATTCATGAATATCACTTAAACgaatgaaataatttgagaATGTTTAATATTATGTGCCTAATTAACAATACTAGCCTCTTCGTCGATAAATACCAAATTCAAAATCATGATATTTTCCTGCACTTATCATGGTCAGCTCGTAAATTTAAAAACCTTCGTCCATATTTTGTCAATTTACCAATTGATTTAGGAGCCTCCAACCTCGAGTATCCTTGTTGTataatatttgatttaaaagaCTTCCTGAAAGAAGTTCCTTCCTATTTTCCTCCACCGTTTCGGTGGCTTTTGCTAAAGAGACAGAAATAACGGCGTTAATGTGATGCGGTCAAAATCGAGGGTTTTGAAAGTGAGAGAGTTCATTGTTCAATATTGATTTTATATCGATGTCAAAGCTCACAATAGCAGACATCTGCGTCTCAATGCTTAATTATACGGAGCCAGTCGGACATCGAGGAGGTAAGCCACTGAAATTGAAGTTGCAATATATTGATCGGTTTGTTGGGTTCCTTGTATGAATCACAAAGTGCGATAGACAGCCctcttttttcatttgcatttagCGGTAGAGATCATATTTACGCcaacttttagtttttttttagttttcaaccGCCAGAGTTTACGTTAATGGCATATTTTTCCTCTTACGAAGTTTGGATTCTGCTAAAACTTTACGCGTACGTGCTTTGGTTCTGCGGAGATGCGCATTGAGTGGAAAAACAAATTACGTAAAATAACCCACTTCCTCCGGAGAAAAGAATGTAACATACGCGCAAAGATTTATTTTGAGGCGATGAAAAAACCTTctcagagaaataaaaatttatctcGAGTTAATAAAACAGATGGTCAAAAGGACAAAGATGGCTTTTTTCACAATGCACGTTTGGGCTCACGCGTTAAGTCGCGTGCAAGACAAGTGCCTCTTCTCTCAGTTTCATGCGCACGGGCGGATCGATATTGAAGTCACCACCCTTGACCGCCCAAACGTGATGGTCAAGTGTCGGTATTCAGTGTTTATACTAGAAACAATAGCTTTTAGAGAGCAGGAGAGGAATGCGACCCAAATATTAAAAATCATTGCTAAGGTTGTTTTATGTCAACTACAATGAAATAGGCTTAGTCCATTTCACAAAAGACTGGGTGAAACAATATATCAGTTTCTATAAACACGCAACTTAACACAATATCATCCCAGGActcatttatttgaaatatttattgtattttcatgGTTCGGTTCTTTATGAActgatttgtaaataaattgcaTTCAGAAATTCGTGGGTTTAAGCGTCAGCTCTTTGGAATAAGGCCAGGAACGTCAGTTTTGAACAAAATCTTCGGAATATCCGGATACGTTAGAAAAGGGCATTGGTCAAGAGAGATTTATCCAAAATGATGTAATTTCAAAGAAGAGCTTTTGCATTCCATGGCCTATCGATGGAACAGAAACGAATTTACATGCGTCGGTTCTGATTCACAAAGAAGTTATGTTCCACTTTGTAGACTTAATGTTTCGTTGAACAATAGTAGTCTCAGATTCTAGACagaaagtgatgaaaattataGGTTAGAAGTCGTTCCGAGaagattgttgaaaaaaatatgttggATTGTTTGAATGTTTTAGTGATGCGATAAATCTAACATAGACAAAAAAACACGGCGGGGGTGAAAAGTATGCAGCgttcggcttttttttttttttgtcaaggaGGCGTGGTGACCAAATCATAGATCAACATGACTACAAGACAGAAATTGCAATCAAACAGTCAGGAGTTCTTTCCTTTCGCTGATTAGATATTCACAGAAACTCTGGCCGCAACTCTGAAGTTGTCTATCTTGACAGTCTGTAGAGAGAACGATCGTCGCGAGGGTCAATTTGGAATTTAGGTGCTTTCAAGTCcattaacttgatttttttcctttcgtttcgTTCCGTGTGTTTCCGGCAGAAAATATCTCAGATAATGATCCCCAAGGTACAATGTTAAAACTAACTAATAAGAAGCAGGGTAGTGGCACGAAAGTTTAAAAATGTGGTCTCACAATTTATGGGAAACAATAATCTGTCAGGTCAATTGACGCACATTACTTTATGACGAAACTTGAACTGACGTGTGAACGTTTCGCAATTAAAGGTAATTTATACCCTGTTATTGCACTGGTCAATAACACTTGTATAAGATGTTCGCTGACATTGTAGAAATTTGGGAATTTCTCTCTTACTCAAGTTTAAATTTCAAGCGTACTTGCCTGTTCCAGGCCATATGATGAACGGTGCGTTAGCTGCGGCCAAGCGACAAGGGGAAGTTTGGGTCGGGCTACGTACGGATCCAAGCCTCCCTCGTTTTATCCATCTGCAACTATCGCGCCGATCATCATCGCCTGGAACAGAATAGAAATGTACCAACAAACACATCGACTTTGATTTAATGACAACTTAGTGTCTAAGTGAAGTTTGTTGCACTACTGATTCACGCGCGCTCTTATAATTTGGTGAGAGATACAGGCACAGGTTACTGGTCGCATCACaatgtaataaattttaaattatatttcaattaTAGATTTATAAACAGAGCAAAACAAAAGGATGAGCAACTCCGTAACAGCCTTACAATAGAGACTTTTGAATCAAAtttgagatattttaaaaaaagtttcgaAGTAGATGCGCCCGGTCCAAGTAAGTTAGAAAACTTTTGTCGAGCCGCTCAGCATTTCATCTCTTTAGGATTTTCAGAAGCACGTTGAATAACATTACAATTGAAAACATAACAattgtgatgtttttctatTGGTTGATAACTTTTTTAGAAGGTAATGAACTAGTTCAACATAAAATGTAACATGTCTAGAAAtgattttcaagtttaataCTCAAAGTCCTACAAAATAAAACCATTAAAGCGTGTTACAAGGTTGCAGGTTGCCGGAAAAACTGTATATAAAAAGCAGAAATCCCTTACATATTACTGCTTTTGCTCATTTGTTACTAATGATAGAGCCATTTCCACATAAAAGATACGCattcaagcaaacaaacaagactAAAAAGTCATTGAGGTTTGGGGACTTCTTCGATAATCAATCGTGACACTGAATTCCAGCCTGTATATCCGTATGCGTCTCCATATCTGGGACAATTTCCAATGTTGATACCAACACGGATTCTTCCCTTGTGGATGTTTTCACAGTAGCCTTCTATTGCTCCAGGTCTGTGGTTATCTTCATCCTTGTTTCTGATCCAGACAACCGCGTCAATGGGCAGCGGACCATTGCATTCTGCACCATTAAAGGTGATGAACCAGCGCTTACAACACTCGTTACAACGCACGTATATATTACCTTGATAAACCACTCGTAGAGCGGTACCATCTCTCGTCTTGTCGAAGATGCAGTCCTAtaaaaacagaagcaaaagagattaacatgaaattaatcaaaagagaagattCATGATTTTTCACGCTAAAACCCTCTTAGTTTGACAAATGCTTTATTTCAACCCTCCACCAATATCACATACCTTAATTAGTCCCACGTCCCGATTGTCCGAAGCCCTCCAAACACACTGTTTCCAACTTCTGTGGTCGGTATCAGACCCTTTTGGTCCAACGTCCCCTTTAGCTCCACGTGGCCCTGGCCTACCAGCCACGCCCTTCTCTCCTCTAGCACCATCTCGACCGTTTAAGCCTGGTACCCCGTTATATCCATTGTGACCAGGGAGACCGGGAGGTCCTTGCAGACACGTGCTGAGATTCTGTGACATTAAGGGGTATAGGTCTTTAGACTCATCTTGGAATCGGAAATTTTGATCTAGCCATTCAGTATTCGTAATAATTAactcgacaatttttttttgaatgtCCTTTGGTTGGGACTATGTACTCAAGGTATTTTTGAGTcatagacaaaaaaatttaagatgaaTTTATCTTCTAGACACAAACATTTTCTTGCTCTCcttaaacaagaaaatttaaatcgaTGACTTCGTCGGTCCGAAATAATTTCGAACGAAATGAACATTGCTGCTAGTGCCCTCGAGCGTGGCAAATTCGAAGTTCTTTGATATGACGTAATGTTATGGAAGCAATGTAAAAGAGATCTTTTGGGTGAGACTCGTCGCGTTTTTTTTGGTAAATCTTCTAAAATTTGGTGGAGCGTTTAACACATTTGTGATCTTCCTATTCAGGAAATTAACGAAAAAATATCATAGGACCCATTCTAAGCTATAGgcacaaagcaaaaattttcaaaaagcgaAGAAACTTCCCTTGAAATCACTAGTTTTTTCGACCGCAAGGACAAATTTTACATATTATGATTTTACGAGATTTCATCAAAGCAAATcggagaaaattaaaatcaaagccaaataaCCGCGCGCTGGTGAGCGTCTACTTTTGGCGCATTTCTGCTCAAGATCGAAAACCTGTACATTTGGTAAAGAAAAGCAACAGTCCTACccttgtttatttaattttggtaTCTTTTAATAATCTTGAAGgcagaaaagataaaaaaattttcataaaaacatAGCGCTGGCGCGCGCTTCATAATCACTGGCTAAAACTCCATGGAGCCACTTTAAGATAGGCCAAGAAGACGACATGGACCCTTCTATATTACTTAGAATTTGAAAAGTCTGATTTTTCAGGTTAAATTTGATCACTTGTTTTTGATGAGCGACATCTCAGAGAATTAGCGGCTGACAAATTCAAAATGCAGTGTGTAGACACGAAATAAGAACGATATACAGCTTATTTAACTGACAATCGACAGAAAAGTAATCGAATCCTCCCTTGCGATTAATTCGGGAACGAAGTTCCAATTTAACTGAGATCATACCTTACTTaatgatgtttacttcttcCAATCAGCAAAAAAACCCTCAAATTTTAAGGAAGGTCGAGTGACTTTAAGCCATACTTGAGATATAATTATATTAGTGGTTGGTATTTCGTAATCTTTACCTTAGAAGAAGACGAAATAGTTTTGTGTCCTTCACTTTGATTGAAGTAACAAGTAGCCAGCAAATACAAGAACAAAGTATCAGTGTTGAACATTATTGCTTCTCCTGGAGCGAATACACTCAAAAGAGGAAGCCTCTGGTACACAACTGGATTATTTTTCCTGTTCAGATCGTGTCGACTGATCAAACAACGTagaaattaattgtttataCATATTATCTTTCTTATTTAAATTTGCCACTGTCTCCCAAAATAATGCTTTGTTGTGGATAATTAGTGACATTTGGTAAAGAATCCCTATGAATGGCTCAGAAATTCGACTCTTGTACGTCTTTGATTCAGCCGATGTTACAGCAACTCGTTCGTTTTCCTTTGAGATGCGAAGGATTCAATCTAAAGCATGGGGCAAAAGCGAATGATTAAAATAAGAGAACTCCCGCTTTTATTGTTTCCTTTCGCTGAATGCTTTGCCTGCCACGCTACTCAGTTGCTCTCGCTTGGCTAAAAAGGAGAGCAAAATGCTGTTAAGTTGACTAGTTTTGATTTAGACGTTGAACTAATCGAATGCTGAACTCGATAGATACAACAGTGATGTCGAAGTTTTCTTGAAACCGATGAAATTCGCGGAACTGGAAAAACACTGTGTTTGAGTTGTCAGAGTtgacaaataaatcaaaacatgAAATTAGACAGCCAGGGATCCCAAATGATAAATAAGCAGAAAGTTTTAATGACAACAAAAGCCCAGAACTTCGGCTTGTTTTTCACAGTCAGTAAAATCAGATcgaaatgacaatttttttatcgACAATCCAACGCGGAATTATGCCCTAtgatttaaaattaatcatATCGACTCTGTCTGTATACTTCGAAAATGAGAAAATTGGAGCATTTGTTGACCCTTGCCGAGTGAGCGGTGAGTAAAATCTGAGCTTTGCActgtttgcaaataaaaaatttattcaagataTCTTAATTTGTGACACTACAGAAAGGCGATTTTCATCTCTAAGTTTCTCTCGTGTCTTTTCGTATGCCAATGTACGTTTTATCAGTTCCCACAGATTGCCACTACAAGCATCAGTGTTCTTGAAGACCGTATATCACTGCTACGCAGGCTATCAACGTGTACCTATACCGTCTTTGCGAATTTCGAAATTTTCTTTGATAGTTTTTGTACTTACGTCTCAGCGGGCACGATTACAAGAGattattattttcagtattttttcaaatcaagaaataaaaaatgcctGGGTATAtatggatatatatatatatatatatatatatatataggaagtctgcaagtcgattttcgcgtggaacagtgctcaatacgttgaagcagagcagaataaatattatgagatggaaaaagggacgcaactacatttcccgacaagcctgtttcgtgaatcgcttcactcttcagaggtttaattaaattaattattattatcaaattattattattaaattaattattaattaattaaacccctgaagagtgaagcgattcacgaaacaggcttgtcgggaaatgtagttgcgtccctttttccatctcataatatatatatgttatttgccggctgggaggtccgtatggtgaaaaactgtgaccgaggtcttgaaaatactgcccgaggccgtaggccgagggcagcattttcaagaccgaggtcacagtttttcaccatacggaccgacccttagccggtaaataacatatttattgtttttaaacttgacgaaattctttccgagagaacccgaatgacttatggccgtaaatacggcaagatcttccataaactgaacaatttttgagtgagtaaatggtagttaaaatagaggtgatgcaaatttaagagagatacctcagcgaaacattttcatttccgtaacgataaaggtgatttaaaaggcttccaaacaaactttgaaacattatttttacaagtatctgtcacaatctgacacctgtcaattagagagcgcgcaagaaaaaaaaaatcgtaggaacatttgaaaaccaacagaactagtttggcaaggcctgtcacgacaatgttttcttaaaaatcagttaatgatctaacggaaagtattatttactttcatcgaccattcattcatgtacgaagatttacctctgttcattaagtaaacggcgaggaaggtaattgtgagtaaattcaattttttattttgaagttgtgagagtttgctcgtttgtttgctgtaatggcgtgtttaactctgatctttccttcacaaaaactaaattcgaacggcacactccaacgagacacaagggaatttaatgcagccttttctcaattccttcaatttctgttgtgcaatttaaggtacaaatgtccaaattgaacggaattggaaagactcaccaggagcgtatatttgttgtagaacttaaattaaaacttcgctcgctctttcactatgaacaaattgctcgagaaaattcagatattaaatgaatgaaagttccatcgttcagtttaactgtaaccaaatacctcacgtttcaactttctgggtactttttgtgaacgattaaaattaattgcagacggtttttaggccgcttgtcaaccaacgtaatgacactattgtttatacaaattcattctgaaaccaatatttttctgtcaaccaaagtgatttgatagagagaaaagggaggattcataagttatttatcggcttgaggtagtgaccgacgtatttgcttaaaaatactgcccagccggaaaacgaggtatatttatgaaaaatgacaacgaaagttgggatgtactcggcgactcacgaaagcgttaccgtggcccgtgggcagagataggaaaatactgaccgggtaaagaaccaatcagattgcaagattcgttaccgtgccctctaaaaaaacaataaatatatatatatatatatatatatatatatatatatatatatatataaagagtAATTTGACTTACGTAAGACAGTGGTCaatacataggagtagagcgatgtatatattgtgggaggaaaaacaGAGAGCATCAAGAAAGAAATATATCGCATCTTCAATAATAACGGTCTACGCATCACCATAGAGGCtaacaaataaataatcaaCTTCCTAGAAGTCACATTTAACCTTAAACGAAGCACTTATCAGCCATTCACAAAGCCGAATACTTCACTGCAATACGTTCACCGCGAGAGCAACCACCCGCCAATCACCATAAAGAATATTCccgccggcatcaacaaacgtCTGTCGTCCCTATCATCTGACAAAGCATCCTTTGACCAAGCCGCCCCTCCATACCAGAAAGCACTCGACGAAAGTGGATACCACTACACACTACAGTACGAACCAGCCAAAACATGCAAACGGAAAAACCGACAACGCAataacatcctctggtacaaccctccttTCAGCAAGAACACCAGCACCAacatcggacacaaattcctcgcCCTAGTAGACAAACACTTTCCCAAAAAATCACAAGCTCAGAAAAATCTTCAACCGAAACACAATCAAGATCggttacagctgcatgaacaaCACGAAACAAATAATCGACAACCATAAAAAACGCATCCTAACCGCATCCATAAAGGCTGATGATACCGCCGCCGCCACTACCATTAATAACAAGACATGCtactgccgacaaaagaacgcATGTCCACTCGACGGAAACTGCCTCCAACCATCAGTAATTTACCAAGCCACCGTCACGCGCAAAGACAACAACACGACagaaacatacatcggactcacagaGAAggacttcaaaacaaaatacagaaaCCACAtcgcatcattccgccacgctaAACACAAAAACTCCACTGAACTCAGCAGGCACATCTGGACCCTCTAAGACAACAACATCGAGCACTTTATTTCCTGGCCCATTCTCTCATCACACTCGCCGTACAACAGCTCAAGTAAAAGATGTAatctctgcctaaaagaaaaattcttaatcATCTACCGACCCGAACTATAAACACTGAACAAACGTAATGAActaatgaaactgaaaaatgcTGACACAAATTCAGTGTCAAGAGAGGAAGATATCAAAACTGATTTCCTTTTATACTGTGGCTTTCACTTGAGACTTTTTGGAGTATAAATAAGCCCAAAATTGCAATTAATAATTAGCTTAACAAACTGTCGAACAACTTATGCATTGGTGACGTCATTCTCCTTGGGCTCCAGCGAACcagaacaaaatttcaaaagctgtTTTGTCTTTCTGATTTACCAATCAGTAACAAACATAAAAGATCTGAAATAAGTCAAAGATGCTCAGAGTCAAAAATTAATAAGCATTCCGTGATAAGGAAAGTCTTTGCGTGGAGTCGCTGATGTTTAAGGTAACGTTTGTCCGTTTCTTTGATGTCCACACCAACTAAATTGCACTGGATATAGCTCATGGATTAAATTCATCCTCAAATATCCTACGACATCCAACTCTTCGCCGCGATCTTGTACATGTAAAGACTGGAGTTCAACTTCAAAGATGTACGATTTGTAATACTGATATGCCATGAACCTAACGGATACAAGCCTTGAAAAAGAAACGTTCGATCTGGAGTTGTTTGCGGCTTACATGACCTTGATTCTTGTCTTCGTTGCAATTATTATAAAGTCGGTTTTGTTTGCGTAACTGAAACAACAACTCTATTATAAATGGCACACAATGGTGGCCATTTAATTATAACTTTTCGTGAACTTTTATGGAGGCGAAGCGTAAACAAATGCGGGAAACACAGATAACGGAGTAACACTGAAAGCTTTACTTCGTGTGATGAATTACGGATAATAGACATGAAATTGTGGTGATGCACTCAACAAAGAAATATCATATATGCATTATTCATGTTCGTCAATTTGCAATGTTCCATTGATTATGAGTACAACTTGAATTAACACCTCATATACTTAACTTATGGATGCTTGATACGTGGGAAAACTTAATCTTCTACACGCACGACAagaattcacaaaaattatgaaaaagtgAACAGAACTTGAATCAAAAAGTAACAGCTAGAGCAAAGATGATTAAGTTATCAAGATAAACCGAAGGTGATGAACTTGGCATTATTAATAACTTTATATTGATCGAAAACACAGATGTATCCCAACGATTTTCTTAATCGTAGTAAAGCTGTTATTTGCTGGAATTTcatagaaaattttcaaaccgttATTTGCGTAAGACGCATTAAGCTTCACATAATGAATTCATCTTTAGCTATTTTTAACACGGAGCAGTTGTGTCATGTGCCAGATCTTTCTCAAACTGTATTTATCCAATTCAATAGGTGTTCGTGATAACAGGCAATATTGACAATTA is a window encoding:
- the LOC131769917 gene encoding collagen triple helix repeat-containing protein 1-like encodes the protein MFNTDTLFLYLLATCYFNQSEGHKTISSSSKNLSTCLQGPPGLPGHNGYNGVPGLNGRDGARGEKGVAGRPGPRGAKGDVGPKGSDTDHRSWKQCVWRASDNRDVGLIKDCIFDKTRDGTALRVVYQGNIYVRCNECCKRWFITFNGAECNGPLPIDAVVWIRNKDEDNHRPGAIEGYCENIHKGRIRVGINIGNCPRYGDAYGYTGWNSVSRLIIEEVPKPQ